Proteins encoded within one genomic window of uncultured Sphingopyxis sp.:
- a CDS encoding 2-keto-4-pentenoate hydratase — translation MRKMLATGDQENIARALIDARARKTPLTVYPGAMPQTMAEAYAIQDRAIAFDGRRIGGWKVGRIAADLVDRYGGNRLTGPIFADEIVGGTAAEPAMPVYADGFAAAEAEVLLCFGEVGARDYDIDSVKGCIADVRTGIEIASSPFAEINRHGPAVTASDYGNNKGLILGPSIADWRNADLIRMPVEMFIDGARVGGATMEAMLDGPFGSALFLIDILRTRGIAIPPGTWVSAGAITGIHEIRPGQRAEAIFDGKIRVGCSITSL, via the coding sequence ATGAGAAAGATGCTGGCGACAGGTGATCAAGAGAATATAGCGCGGGCCCTGATCGACGCGCGTGCGCGAAAGACACCGCTTACCGTCTATCCCGGCGCGATGCCGCAGACGATGGCCGAGGCCTATGCGATCCAGGATCGCGCGATCGCGTTCGACGGTCGCCGCATCGGCGGCTGGAAGGTCGGGCGAATCGCCGCCGATCTCGTCGATCGTTACGGCGGCAACCGCCTGACCGGCCCGATCTTCGCCGATGAAATCGTGGGCGGCACCGCCGCCGAACCGGCGATGCCGGTCTATGCCGACGGCTTCGCCGCGGCCGAGGCCGAAGTGCTGCTCTGCTTCGGCGAGGTCGGCGCGCGCGATTATGACATCGACAGCGTGAAGGGCTGCATCGCCGACGTCCGCACCGGCATCGAGATCGCGAGTTCGCCCTTCGCCGAGATCAACCGCCACGGCCCCGCGGTCACCGCGTCGGACTATGGCAACAACAAGGGGCTGATCCTTGGCCCGTCGATTGCGGACTGGCGGAATGCCGACCTGATCCGCATGCCCGTCGAGATGTTCATCGACGGCGCGCGGGTCGGCGGCGCGACGATGGAGGCCATGCTCGACGGCCCCTTCGGCTCGGCGCTGTTCCTGATCGACATACTGCGGACGCGCGGCATAGCTATTCCGCCCGGGACATGGGTGTCCGCCGGTGCGATCACCGGTATTCACGAAATCCGGCCGGGCCAGCGCGCCGAGGCAATCTTCGACGGAAAAATCCGCGTCGGCTGCTCGATCACAAGCCTTTAG
- a CDS encoding CoA-acylating methylmalonate-semialdehyde dehydrogenase — MRQIDHHIAGGAGGGASGSGRFGDVLDPNNGGVQARVALGDRAVLDRAVAAAKAAQPGWATTNPQRRARVMFEFKRLVEANLEELAQMLSAEHGKVIADARGDVQRGLDVVEFACAAPHVLKGDYTIGAGPGIDVYSMRQPIGIGAGITPFNFPAMIPLWMGAIATVVGNAFILKPSERDPSVPVRLSELFLEAGMPEGIFQTVHGDKEMVDAILDHPDIGAVSFVGSSDIAHYVYNRGVANGKRVQAMGGAKNHGIVMPDADLDQVVNDLTGAAFGSAGERCMALPVVVPVGEDTANRLREKLVPAIEALRVGVSTDAEAHYGPVVTEAHKQKVEGWIQKCADEGAELVIDGRGFTLQGHEKGFFVGPTLFDHVTPDMESYKEEIFGPVLQIVRAPNFESALELPSKHQYGNGVAIFTRNGHAAREFAARVNVGMVGINVPIPVPVAYHTFGGWKRSAFGDTNQHGMEGVKFWTKVKTVTARWPDGSPDGGNAFVIPTMG; from the coding sequence ATGCGACAGATCGACCATCATATCGCCGGCGGCGCCGGCGGCGGCGCAAGTGGTTCGGGGCGCTTCGGCGACGTCCTCGACCCCAACAACGGCGGCGTGCAGGCGCGGGTCGCGCTCGGCGACCGCGCCGTCCTCGACCGTGCCGTTGCCGCCGCCAAGGCCGCGCAGCCGGGTTGGGCGACGACCAACCCGCAGCGCCGCGCGCGCGTGATGTTCGAATTCAAGCGCCTCGTCGAAGCCAATCTGGAAGAGCTGGCGCAGATGCTGTCGGCCGAGCATGGCAAGGTGATCGCCGACGCGCGCGGCGACGTCCAGCGCGGGCTCGACGTCGTCGAATTCGCCTGCGCCGCGCCGCATGTGCTGAAGGGCGACTATACGATCGGCGCCGGACCCGGCATCGACGTCTATTCGATGCGCCAGCCGATCGGCATCGGTGCGGGCATCACCCCGTTCAACTTCCCCGCGATGATCCCGCTGTGGATGGGCGCGATCGCGACCGTCGTCGGCAACGCCTTCATCCTCAAACCCAGCGAGCGGGACCCGTCGGTGCCGGTGCGTCTGTCGGAACTGTTCCTCGAAGCCGGAATGCCCGAAGGCATCTTCCAGACCGTCCACGGCGACAAGGAGATGGTCGACGCGATCCTCGATCATCCCGACATCGGCGCGGTCAGTTTCGTCGGCTCGTCGGACATCGCGCATTATGTCTACAACCGCGGCGTCGCCAACGGCAAGCGCGTGCAGGCGATGGGCGGCGCGAAGAACCACGGCATCGTCATGCCCGACGCCGATCTCGACCAGGTCGTGAACGACCTCACCGGCGCCGCCTTCGGCTCGGCGGGCGAACGCTGCATGGCGCTGCCTGTCGTCGTCCCGGTCGGCGAGGACACCGCGAACCGGCTGCGCGAAAAACTCGTTCCGGCGATCGAGGCGCTGCGCGTCGGCGTCTCGACCGACGCCGAGGCGCATTACGGCCCGGTGGTGACCGAAGCGCACAAGCAGAAGGTCGAGGGCTGGATTCAGAAATGCGCTGACGAAGGCGCCGAGCTCGTCATCGACGGCCGCGGTTTCACGCTGCAGGGGCATGAGAAGGGTTTTTTCGTCGGCCCGACGCTGTTCGACCATGTCACGCCCGACATGGAAAGCTACAAGGAAGAAATCTTCGGCCCGGTGCTGCAGATCGTCCGCGCGCCCAATTTCGAGAGCGCGCTCGAACTGCCGTCGAAGCATCAATATGGCAACGGCGTCGCGATCTTCACGCGCAACGGCCACGCCGCGCGCGAATTCGCCGCGCGGGTCAATGTCGGCATGGTCGGGATCAACGTGCCGATCCCGGTTCCCGTCGCCTATCATACGTTCGGCGGCTGGAAACGTTCGGCGTTCGGCGACACCAACCAGCACGGCATGGAAGGCGTCAAATTCTGGACCAAGGTCAAGACCGTCACTGCGCGCTGGCCCGACGGCTCGCCGGATGGGGGCAACGCCTTCGTCATCCCGACGATGGGCTGA
- a CDS encoding mannitol dehydrogenase family protein, translating to MRLSAETSLPPSVQAPGYDRAAQAAGIVHIGIGAFHRAHQAVYTDDALAAGDRDWSIVGVSLRSGDVAAQLNPQDGLYTVSTRSAAGTQLRLIGAVRKVLVAAAESQAVIDAIAAPTTHIVSFTVTEKGYLRRSDGALDLAAASSPSSLYRFLAAGLAARKAAGLRGLTLLSCDNLAGNGAVLRRLMREYLAAEHPGLVDWFDANCTCPATMIDRIVPATTDADRAAAEAALGARDEGAVVTEGFGQWVIEDDFAGPRPRWEDAGAELVADVAPYETAKLRMLNGAHSALAYIGLGRGHDYVHQAIADPEIRPVIDRLMREEAAPTIDAAPGQNLAAYADALLGRFANPALHHRLIQIAMDGSQKIPQRWLETLAWHQARGARCPSLEAAIAAWIAFLRSQHPVDDPLADKLREAAAGPDAITRLFGEGGLVASEWQPLTSA from the coding sequence GTGAGGCTATCCGCCGAAACGAGCCTCCCGCCCTCGGTGCAGGCGCCGGGCTATGACCGCGCCGCCCAAGCGGCGGGGATCGTGCATATCGGGATCGGCGCCTTCCACCGCGCGCATCAGGCGGTCTACACCGACGATGCCTTGGCCGCGGGCGACCGCGATTGGAGCATCGTCGGCGTGTCGCTCCGCTCGGGCGACGTCGCGGCGCAATTGAATCCGCAGGACGGGCTCTACACCGTCAGCACGCGCAGCGCGGCGGGGACGCAGCTCCGCCTGATCGGGGCGGTGCGGAAAGTGCTCGTTGCTGCCGCCGAAAGCCAGGCGGTGATCGACGCCATCGCGGCCCCGACGACGCATATCGTCAGCTTCACCGTGACCGAGAAGGGCTATCTGCGCCGGTCCGACGGCGCGCTCGATCTCGCGGCGGCGTCGAGCCCGTCCAGCCTCTATCGCTTCCTCGCCGCCGGGCTTGCCGCGCGCAAGGCGGCGGGGCTCAGAGGGCTCACCCTGCTCAGTTGCGACAATCTCGCGGGCAATGGCGCGGTGCTGCGCCGTCTGATGCGCGAATATCTTGCTGCCGAGCATCCCGGACTCGTCGATTGGTTCGATGCGAACTGCACCTGCCCCGCGACGATGATCGACCGCATCGTCCCCGCCACGACCGACGCCGACCGCGCCGCCGCCGAAGCCGCCCTCGGTGCGCGCGATGAAGGCGCGGTGGTCACCGAAGGCTTCGGCCAGTGGGTGATCGAGGACGACTTCGCCGGCCCGCGCCCGCGCTGGGAGGATGCCGGCGCCGAACTGGTCGCGGATGTCGCGCCCTATGAGACCGCGAAGCTGCGCATGCTCAACGGCGCCCATTCGGCGCTCGCCTATATCGGGCTGGGGCGGGGGCATGACTATGTCCATCAGGCCATCGCCGATCCGGAAATCCGCCCGGTCATCGACCGGCTGATGCGCGAGGAGGCCGCGCCGACGATCGACGCCGCGCCGGGGCAGAATCTGGCGGCCTATGCCGATGCCTTGCTGGGCCGTTTCGCCAATCCCGCGCTCCATCACCGGCTGATCCAGATCGCGATGGACGGCAGCCAGAAGATTCCGCAACGCTGGCTCGAAACGCTGGCCTGGCATCAGGCGCGGGGTGCGCGATGCCCATCGCTCGAAGCGGCCATCGCGGCGTGGATCGCCTTCCTGCGTAGCCAGCATCCCGTCGATGATCCGCTAGCAGACAAGTTGCGCGAGGCGGCGGCAGGCCCCGACGCGATCACAAGGCTGTTCGGCGAAGGCGGCCTGGTTGCGTCGGAATGGCAGCCCCTAACCTCAGCCTAA
- a CDS encoding I78 family peptidase inhibitor: protein MDLRWIAIAAALPLAACASSEAPVESAPPPPEAEMTCKADAVQSYVGQTATPDLGGAILKASGARTLRWGPPRSAMTMDYRVDRVNIMYDDAYKITQVTCG from the coding sequence ATGGACCTTCGCTGGATTGCAATTGCCGCCGCCCTGCCGCTCGCCGCCTGCGCGAGCAGCGAAGCCCCCGTCGAATCGGCTCCGCCGCCGCCCGAGGCCGAAATGACGTGCAAGGCCGACGCGGTGCAGAGCTATGTCGGCCAGACCGCGACCCCCGACCTCGGCGGCGCGATCCTCAAGGCGTCGGGCGCGCGCACGCTGCGCTGGGGTCCGCCGCGCTCGGCGATGACGATGGATTATCGCGTCGACCGCGTGAACATCATGTACGACGACGCCTACAAGATCACGCAGGTTACCTGTGGCTGA
- a CDS encoding MFS transporter has protein sequence MAQAFADGGTAAPVPRSGRYRWLIVAVLFAATTVNYIDRTMLGLLAPTLGDELKWTENDYGNIVTAFQFAYALGFLLMGWLIDRFGPKIGYAIAISIWTIGHVAHGFASSVVSFMLARIILGVGEAGHFPSVVRASSEWFPQKERSYAIGWVNSATTIGVILTAPTVALCMRILGFDWRETFIYTGAFGVLLLILWLWLYSNPRESGKVSEAELAWIEHDPPEKIERIGWGRIVTKREAWAFAAAKFLTDPVWFLMLFWLPKYFSTTYDVDLKIVLLPMIIMYLLSDAGSILGGWVSSKLIQAGHSVNFARKATMIGAGLCVLPLLFVTGLDNMWLAVVLIGIALAGHQAFSSTILSIPPDMFPKRAVGSVIGLGGFMGGVGGMIMAKSTGLVLDATGGNYTLIFAACTTVYFLAVLAVHILSPRLAPVSVEGAQ, from the coding sequence ATGGCACAGGCATTCGCGGACGGAGGGACGGCGGCGCCAGTGCCTCGGTCGGGGCGTTACCGCTGGCTGATCGTCGCGGTGCTGTTCGCCGCGACCACGGTCAATTATATCGACCGCACCATGCTCGGCCTGCTCGCGCCGACCCTCGGCGACGAGCTCAAATGGACCGAGAATGACTATGGCAACATCGTCACCGCCTTCCAGTTCGCCTATGCGCTGGGCTTCCTCCTCATGGGCTGGCTGATCGACCGCTTCGGACCCAAGATCGGTTATGCGATCGCCATCTCGATCTGGACGATCGGTCATGTCGCGCACGGTTTCGCCTCCTCGGTCGTCTCCTTCATGCTCGCGCGCATCATCCTCGGCGTCGGCGAAGCGGGGCATTTCCCCTCGGTCGTCCGCGCATCGAGCGAATGGTTCCCGCAAAAGGAACGCTCCTACGCGATCGGCTGGGTCAACAGCGCGACGACGATCGGCGTCATCCTGACCGCGCCCACGGTCGCGCTGTGCATGCGCATCCTCGGCTTCGACTGGCGCGAAACCTTTATCTACACCGGGGCCTTCGGCGTTCTGCTCCTGATCCTCTGGCTCTGGCTTTACAGCAACCCGCGCGAAAGCGGAAAGGTCAGCGAGGCCGAACTCGCGTGGATCGAACATGACCCGCCCGAAAAGATCGAGCGCATCGGCTGGGGCAGGATCGTCACCAAGCGCGAGGCATGGGCGTTCGCGGCCGCCAAATTCCTCACCGACCCGGTGTGGTTCCTGATGCTCTTCTGGCTGCCCAAATATTTCAGCACCACCTATGACGTCGACCTCAAGATCGTGCTGCTGCCGATGATCATCATGTATCTGCTCTCCGACGCCGGCAGCATCCTCGGCGGCTGGGTGTCGTCGAAGCTGATCCAGGCGGGCCACAGCGTCAATTTCGCGCGCAAGGCCACGATGATCGGCGCGGGCCTCTGCGTGCTGCCTTTGCTGTTCGTCACCGGGCTCGACAATATGTGGCTCGCGGTCGTGCTGATCGGCATCGCGCTCGCCGGGCACCAGGCCTTTTCGTCGACGATCCTCTCGATCCCGCCCGATATGTTCCCGAAACGCGCGGTCGGCTCGGTGATCGGGCTCGGCGGCTTCATGGGCGGCGTCGGCGGCATGATCATGGCGAAATCGACCGGGCTCGTGCTCGACGCGACGGGGGGCAATTACACGCTCATCTTCGCCGCCTGCACGACCGTCTATTTCCTTGCCGTGCTCGCGGTCCATATATTGAGCCCGCGCCTTGCGCCGGTCAGCGTCGAAGGCGCGCAATAG
- a CDS encoding enoyl-CoA hydratase/isomerase family protein: protein MTEDVLISTDVRVGRISLNRPKAIHALNLAMCEAMIDALLKWREDDAVAAVIIDHSEGRGFCAGGDIRMLAESGAKDGEEARAFFHTEYRLNHLLFTYPKPVAAFMDGITMGGGVGISQPAKYRVATEHTRFAMPETGIGLFPDVGGGWYLPRLEGRVGVYLALTGARLDGAECLALGLATHYLPSEKLAEAKARIAVDPDRIGGILGELSVTAPPAAITQHIERINRLFASDTYEEILTALEADGGEWAEKELATLHGKSPQTCKVALRQLKEGGEMHDFAEQMRQEYVIGSRVVQMHDFIEGVRALIIDKDNSPKWDPPTPEAVTDDWIDAIFAPLPENEKWTPLT, encoded by the coding sequence ATGACCGAAGACGTCCTGATCTCGACCGACGTCCGCGTCGGCCGCATTTCGCTCAATCGCCCCAAGGCGATCCACGCGCTCAACCTCGCCATGTGCGAAGCGATGATCGACGCGCTTTTGAAGTGGCGTGAGGACGATGCCGTCGCGGCGGTGATCATCGATCACAGCGAAGGCCGCGGCTTCTGCGCCGGCGGCGACATTCGCATGCTCGCCGAAAGCGGCGCGAAGGACGGCGAGGAGGCGCGCGCCTTCTTCCACACCGAATATCGCCTCAACCATCTGCTCTTCACCTACCCCAAGCCCGTCGCCGCCTTCATGGACGGCATCACCATGGGCGGCGGGGTCGGTATTTCGCAGCCCGCAAAATATCGCGTCGCGACCGAGCACACGCGTTTTGCGATGCCCGAGACGGGGATCGGCCTGTTCCCCGACGTCGGCGGCGGCTGGTATCTGCCGCGGCTCGAAGGGCGCGTCGGCGTCTATCTCGCGCTCACCGGCGCGCGGCTCGATGGCGCCGAATGCCTCGCGCTCGGCCTCGCGACGCATTATCTGCCGTCCGAAAAGCTTGCCGAGGCGAAGGCGCGCATCGCAGTCGACCCCGACCGCATCGGCGGTATTTTGGGCGAACTGTCGGTCACCGCGCCGCCCGCCGCGATCACGCAGCATATCGAGCGGATCAATCGCCTGTTCGCGAGCGATACTTATGAGGAGATTCTGACCGCGCTCGAAGCCGATGGCGGCGAATGGGCCGAAAAGGAGCTGGCGACGCTCCACGGCAAATCGCCGCAGACGTGCAAGGTCGCGCTGCGCCAATTGAAAGAAGGCGGCGAGATGCACGACTTCGCGGAGCAGATGCGCCAGGAATATGTGATCGGCAGCCGAGTGGTTCAGATGCACGACTTCATCGAGGGCGTCCGCGCGCTGATCATCGACAAGGACAACAGCCCGAAGTGGGATCCGCCGACCCCCGAAGCCGTCACCGACGACTGGATCGACGCGATCTTCGCGCCGCTGCCCGAGAATGAGAAATGGACGCCGCTTACCTGA
- a CDS encoding LysR family transcriptional regulator: MDWDKLQYFLFVARHGTLARAGAALHVDATTVSRRVSALETALGQTLFERAPTGFVLTAAGRALVPHAEAMAAAAARIHSAREGGSGLSGQLRVSVSEGFGNSFIAPRLGRFVAAHPELEIDLVASSGFLNPSRREADMAVLLARPRKGPLITRKLSDYSLGLYAPADRPDWQAAVAAAPLSRAGIPVIGYMPDILYAPELDYLGEIEPGLRANVRSSSILAQRRMIAGGAGIGVLPCFLAAGDPALVRVRGDQTIARAFWLALHRDVAPQPRIRAFIDWLDAEVRESRGLLVPG, from the coding sequence ATGGACTGGGACAAGCTGCAATATTTCCTGTTCGTCGCGCGCCACGGCACGCTGGCGCGCGCGGGCGCGGCGCTGCACGTCGATGCAACGACGGTGAGCCGCCGGGTCAGCGCATTGGAAACGGCGCTCGGACAGACCTTGTTCGAACGCGCGCCGACGGGCTTCGTTCTGACCGCGGCGGGCCGCGCGCTCGTTCCGCATGCCGAGGCGATGGCGGCGGCGGCGGCGCGTATCCATTCAGCGCGGGAGGGCGGGTCGGGCCTGTCGGGGCAGCTGCGCGTCAGCGTTTCCGAAGGCTTCGGAAACAGCTTCATCGCGCCGCGGCTGGGGCGCTTCGTTGCGGCGCATCCCGAACTCGAAATCGACCTCGTCGCCTCGTCGGGCTTCCTCAATCCCTCGCGGCGCGAGGCCGATATGGCGGTGCTGCTCGCGCGGCCCCGAAAAGGCCCGCTGATCACGCGCAAGCTGTCCGACTACAGTCTCGGCCTCTATGCCCCCGCCGACCGGCCCGACTGGCAAGCGGCGGTCGCCGCCGCGCCGCTGTCGCGCGCGGGGATTCCGGTGATCGGATACATGCCCGACATCCTCTACGCGCCCGAGCTCGACTATCTGGGCGAGATCGAGCCGGGACTGCGCGCCAATGTCCGCTCCTCGTCGATCCTCGCGCAACGGCGGATGATCGCGGGCGGCGCGGGGATCGGCGTCCTCCCCTGCTTCCTCGCGGCAGGCGATCCGGCGCTGGTGCGCGTGCGGGGCGATCAGACCATCGCGCGCGCCTTCTGGCTCGCGCTCCACCGCGACGTCGCGCCGCAGCCGCGGATCAGGGCGTTTATCGACTGGCTCGATGCGGAGGTGAGGGAAAGCCGGGGGTTGTTGGTGCCAGGCTGA
- a CDS encoding RidA family protein — protein MADSSRRNHSSASPFEPVYGYSRAVRVGNRIDVAGCAPIEPDGSSTVGDAGVQAARCLTIIAEALAALGGSPADVVRTRMYITDPADADLVGRAHGAMFGDIRPAATMLVIPALIRPEWKVEIEAEAIVEGPSPREET, from the coding sequence GTGGCTGATTCCAGCCGCCGCAACCATAGTTCCGCGTCCCCCTTCGAACCGGTCTACGGCTACAGCCGCGCGGTTCGAGTGGGGAATCGTATCGATGTCGCGGGCTGCGCGCCGATCGAACCCGATGGCAGTTCGACCGTCGGCGACGCCGGGGTGCAGGCCGCCCGCTGCCTGACGATCATCGCCGAGGCGCTCGCGGCGCTCGGCGGCTCGCCCGCCGACGTCGTGCGCACGCGCATGTATATCACCGACCCCGCAGACGCCGACCTTGTCGGCCGCGCGCACGGCGCGATGTTCGGCGACATCCGCCCGGCCGCGACGATGCTTGTCATCCCCGCGCTGATCCGCCCCGAATGGAAAGTCGAGATCGAGGCGGAGGCGATTGTGGAAGGCCCCTCACCCAGAGAAGAGACATGA
- a CDS encoding acyl-CoA dehydrogenase family protein, producing the protein MTDQFQLTDDQLAIQDMARKFTADRITPFAAEWDEKHHYPVDVWKAAGELGFGAIYVAEESGGIGLGRLEAALIMEAMAYGCPATSAYVSIHNMATWMIDRFGGAEIKARFLPDLVSMEKIASYCLTEPGSGSDAAALKTTAKKDGDHYVLNGTKQFISGAGVNDIYVCMVRTGEEKSKGISCLVVERDTPGLSFGAPEKKLGWNASPTAQVIFEDCRVPTENLVGAEGDGFRFAMAGLDGGRLNIGACSLGGAQRCLDEAIAYTKDRQQFGQPIADFQNTQFMLADMATDLEASRALLYMAAAKVTANAPDKSRFSAMAKRLATDNGSKIVNDALQLFGGYGYLRDYPIERFWRDLRVHSILEGTNQVMRMIVGRDLLRQ; encoded by the coding sequence ATGACCGACCAGTTCCAGCTTACCGACGACCAGCTCGCCATTCAGGACATGGCGCGCAAATTCACCGCCGACCGCATCACGCCCTTTGCGGCAGAATGGGACGAGAAACATCATTACCCCGTCGACGTGTGGAAGGCGGCAGGCGAGCTCGGCTTCGGCGCGATTTATGTCGCCGAGGAATCGGGCGGTATCGGGCTCGGCCGATTGGAAGCGGCGCTGATCATGGAGGCGATGGCCTATGGCTGCCCCGCTACATCCGCCTATGTTTCGATCCACAATATGGCGACGTGGATGATCGACCGCTTCGGCGGCGCCGAGATCAAGGCGCGTTTTCTGCCCGATCTCGTCAGCATGGAAAAGATCGCGAGCTATTGCTTGACCGAGCCGGGCTCGGGGTCGGACGCCGCGGCGCTCAAGACCACGGCGAAGAAGGACGGCGACCATTATGTGCTGAACGGCACCAAGCAGTTCATCTCGGGCGCGGGCGTCAACGACATCTATGTCTGCATGGTGCGCACCGGCGAGGAGAAATCGAAGGGTATCAGCTGCCTCGTCGTCGAAAGGGACACACCGGGCCTGTCGTTCGGCGCGCCCGAGAAGAAGCTCGGCTGGAACGCTTCGCCGACCGCGCAGGTGATTTTCGAGGATTGCCGCGTGCCCACGGAGAATCTCGTCGGCGCCGAGGGCGACGGCTTCCGCTTCGCGATGGCGGGGCTCGACGGCGGCCGGCTCAACATCGGCGCCTGCTCGCTGGGCGGGGCGCAGCGCTGCCTCGACGAAGCGATCGCCTATACCAAGGACCGCCAGCAGTTCGGGCAGCCGATCGCCGATTTCCAGAACACCCAGTTCATGCTCGCCGACATGGCGACCGACCTCGAAGCTTCGCGCGCGCTGCTTTACATGGCGGCCGCGAAGGTGACCGCGAACGCCCCCGACAAGTCGCGCTTCTCGGCGATGGCGAAGCGGCTCGCGACCGACAATGGCAGCAAGATCGTCAACGACGCGCTGCAATTGTTCGGCGGCTATGGCTATTTGCGCGACTATCCGATCGAGCGTTTCTGGCGCGACCTGCGCGTCCATTCGATCCTCGAAGGCACCAACCAGGTGATGCGGATGATCGTCGGAAGGGACCTGCTGCGCCAATGA
- the uxaC gene encoding glucuronate isomerase, protein MPRPLLLSPDRLFPSDPAQRDIARRLYREVADLPIVSPHGHTDPAWFAGNAPFGNAAELLLHPDHYVFRMLYSQGIPLDALGIGGADADPRESWRLFAQNYHLFRGTPSRMWMDWVFAEAFGFDVQFAAETSDLYYDRITDALATEAFRPRALFDRYRIEVIATTESPLDTLDHHAAIRAANQSGEWGGRVITAYRPDPVVDPEYEGFRANLARFSDLSGEDAFSYAGYLAAHRNRRAFFAEMGATSTDHGHPTAATADLSDAEAETLFARVTGDNVSAADAELFRAHMLTVMAGMSLDDGLVMQIHPGAFRNHNPWLFDHYGRDKGADIPMNTDYVHALRPLLGRYGNEADLTIILFTLDETSYARELAPLAGHYPALKLGPAWWFHDSPEGMRRFRRAMTETAGFYNTVGFNDDTRAFLSIPARHDVARRIDCGFLAQLVAEHRLEEWEAAELAVDLSYNLAKAAYKL, encoded by the coding sequence ATGCCGCGCCCGCTGCTCCTCTCCCCCGACCGCCTCTTTCCGTCCGATCCGGCGCAGCGCGACATCGCGCGCCGGCTCTACAGGGAGGTGGCGGATCTGCCGATCGTCAGCCCGCACGGCCACACCGATCCGGCGTGGTTCGCGGGCAACGCGCCTTTCGGCAATGCGGCGGAGCTGCTGCTCCACCCGGATCATTATGTGTTTCGGATGCTCTATTCGCAGGGCATCCCCCTCGACGCGCTCGGCATCGGTGGGGCCGATGCCGACCCGCGCGAGAGCTGGCGGCTCTTTGCGCAGAACTATCACCTCTTTCGCGGCACGCCGAGCCGCATGTGGATGGACTGGGTGTTCGCCGAGGCCTTCGGCTTCGACGTGCAATTCGCGGCCGAAACGTCGGACCTCTATTACGACCGCATCACCGATGCGCTGGCGACCGAGGCCTTCCGCCCGCGTGCGCTGTTCGACCGCTACCGGATCGAGGTGATCGCGACGACCGAGAGCCCGCTCGACACGCTCGACCATCATGCCGCGATCCGCGCCGCCAATCAAAGCGGCGAATGGGGCGGGCGCGTGATCACCGCCTATCGTCCCGACCCGGTCGTCGATCCCGAATATGAGGGGTTTCGCGCCAATCTCGCGCGCTTCTCCGACCTCTCGGGCGAAGATGCGTTCAGCTACGCGGGCTATCTCGCCGCGCACCGCAATCGCCGCGCCTTCTTCGCCGAAATGGGCGCGACCTCGACCGATCACGGCCACCCGACCGCGGCAACCGCCGACCTCTCGGACGCCGAAGCCGAAACCTTGTTCGCGCGCGTCACGGGCGACAATGTGAGCGCGGCCGACGCCGAGCTGTTCCGCGCGCATATGCTGACCGTGATGGCGGGGATGAGCCTCGACGACGGGCTCGTCATGCAGATCCACCCCGGCGCCTTTCGCAACCATAACCCGTGGCTGTTCGACCATTATGGTCGCGACAAGGGCGCCGATATTCCCATGAACACCGACTATGTCCACGCGCTGCGCCCGCTGCTCGGTCGTTACGGCAACGAAGCGGACCTTACGATCATCCTCTTCACATTGGACGAGACGAGCTATGCGCGCGAACTTGCGCCGCTCGCGGGTCATTATCCGGCGCTCAAGCTCGGCCCCGCCTGGTGGTTCCACGACAGCCCCGAGGGGATGCGCCGGTTCCGCAGGGCAATGACCGAGACGGCGGGCTTCTACAATACAGTCGGCTTCAACGACGATACGCGCGCCTTCCTGTCGATCCCCGCGCGCCACGACGTCGCGCGGCGCATCGACTGCGGCTTCCTCGCGCAACTGGTCGCCGAGCACCGGCTGGAGGAATGGGAGGCCGCCGAACTCGCGGTCGACCTCAGCTACAATCTCGCCAAGGCAGCCTACAAGCTGTGA